The following DNA comes from Winogradskyella sp. PG-2.
TGCTTGTTTTGTTTTTGATCAAATAGAATACATTCTTTTTCGCCTTCAAAATGAAAATGAAAAATATTTGCTAAATCAATATCATAGTGCATAAATGTATGCGAATCTCTTCCACCAAAAAATAACATAGGTAAACTCTTCATAAGTCTAAGTCCAAAATCGGGATAACTAAAATCGTCTTGAAGCTGAGGTACTTCCTTTAAAACATTCCAAAGAAAAATTCTAAATTTAGTTGGCTCACGTTTCAATAAATCGACATATTCACTCATTTTCATGGTGGCATGGGCTTCATTGAAACCATCTTTATAATCTACTGGTCTGTCATCGTATAGTGGAACTGTTTTATTACCAGCAACTTTTTTCATGTAGTCTAAATTCCATTTAGAATATGCAGGCCAATCTTCTATAAAACGCTCTATCACCACTGGTTTTTGTGGTTTAAAATAGTGTTTTATAAAATCAGCTTTTGTGATGGTCTTAACACGCGGTATGTCTTGTAGATTGAATGAAGACATCTAAAATTTTAAAGATTAAAGTTAAGAAAACGTTACGAAATGAAATAAATTGTTTGTTAAAGTTTGTACATGTAAGTACTTCTCAGGTTAAAAAACATGAAAGGTAAGATCTCTAAATAGATGAAATTATTTTAAGGCCTTAGCTTTTAACTTGGCTTCTTCATTACGATCAATTGTATGATTTGGTCGAGACCATTTAGGCTTTTCACCTAAAGGTTGAAATTGAGAATCTTCAGCCTCTACAGATACAGGTTGCATTTTTTTAATAAACGGCTTTTGAGGATTTAAGCCTAAAAGTTTAAACATTTCCATATCCTCATTCACATCGGGATTTGGTGTTGTTAAAAGTTTATCTCCTGCAAATATTGAATTAGCACCAGCAAAGAAACACATCGCTTGACCTTCGCGTGTCATTTGAGTTCTTCCAGCAGATAAACGCACTTGAGTTTCAGGTAATACAATACGTGTTGTTGCTACCATACGAACCATATCCCAAATAGATACTGGTTTTTCTTCTTCCAATGGTGTACCTTCAACAGCAACTAAAGCATTAATTGGCGTAGACTCTGGTTGTGGGTCTAATGTTGAAAGTGCAACAAGCATTCCTGCTCGATCTTCAACCTTTTCTCCCATACCGATAATTCCACCAGAGCAAACAGTTACATTTGTTTTACGTACGTTATCAATTGTTTCTAAACGGTCCTCAAAACCTCTAGTAGAAATAACTTCTTTATAATATTCTTCAGACGAATCTAAGTTATGATTATATGCATATAAACCAGCTTCTGCTAATCGCTGCGCTTGGTTTTCAGTGACCATACCTAAGGTACAGCACACTTCCATATCTAGTTTATTAATAGTACGGACCATCTCTAAAACTTGGTCAAATTCTGGACCATCCTTCACATTTCTCCAAGCTGCTCCCATACAAACACGAGAACTTCCAGATGATTTTGCTCGTAATGCTTGTGCTTTTACTTGTTGAACACTCATTAAGTCATTGCCTTCAATATCTGTGTGATATCTTGCGGCTTGGGGACAGTAGCCACAATCTTCTGGACAACCACCTGTTTTAATAGATAATAATGTTGAGACCTGAACCGTATTAGGATCATGATTTTCTCTGTGTATTGTTGCTGCTTCATAGAGCAGTTCCATTAATGGTTTATTGTATATAGCTAGAATTTCTTCTTTCGTCCAGTTGTGTCTTACTATGCTCATATAGGTTACGTCTTAGTGAAGCAAAAATAGTTATAACCATTTAGATTCTCGTTCTGTTGCGTCTAAAATATCAATATTAAGTATAGATGCAATTTCTTTCGCTTTTTTGAAGGCATCATCTATATCTTGAGTATTATATGCTTCAATTTTTTGGTTAGTATTATAGAACATGTTTACTTTAATAACTTCATTTTTAACATTAGCTTCGGCGCTTAATGCTCTAACAGTTGTAGTTTCAGATGTTTTAAATACTGAAACATATTCAATATCAGGTAAATCATTCCATTTGCCAAATATGAGACTGAAAAAAGCGGTTATATTGCGATATTTCCTTTTTTCTAAATCAATTTCTACACCTGTAGTATGGACAAAAAAAATGACAAACCACATATGACAAAACCAAAAATATGTGGAAGATATGCTATTCCTAAAAAGAAGAAAGCAGCACCAAATATGAATTTCATTACTGGTACTGGTCTCTTGTAAATTATTTTACTCAAAATATAAGTTTATTATTACTCTTCAGACTTTTCAATTTCAGCATCTTCTGCTTCAATTTCTTTTTTGTCTTTACCCTTTAAATACTCAGGTAAGTCCATACCAGCCATATTAAACATTTCTTGTAAAGGCGGAACAGATTTATACATTCCGGATAAGAAATTAGCAGTCGATGATTTCCCATCTTCACCATTTCCACCATTATCCCAAACCGTTACTTTATCAATTTTAATGTTCTTTATTGCTTCAGCCTGAGTTTTTACTAATTCAGGTAATTTATCTGCAATCAATAACAATACAGCATCTCTACTATTGTTTCCTGCAGCTTTTACAATTTCATCTAACCCAGCCGCTTGCTTGGTTAAGACTTCATATAAGCCTTTTGCTTCAGCCTGTGCTTTAAATAATATCGCATCTGCTTCTCCTTTTGCACGTCTTCTGATACGCTCAGCTTCAGCTTCAGCGTCAATTTCTACTTTGCGTTTATCAATTTCTGCAGGTACAATAACATCAGCCATTTGAGACGAACGCTCACGTTCTGCTCTTGCAGCTTCTGCTTGTTGCTCAGCAGCATAAGACTCTTCCAAAGCTTTTGCAGATTGTACTTTTTCTGCAGCGATAGCCACACGCTCAGCTTCTGCTTCTCTTTGACGACGTAACGAATCTGAATTAGCAACCGATATTTTAGCCGAGTTTTCACCCTCTACAGCTTGTGCGTTTGCAGCAGCAACCTGTGTTCTTTCATCTTGTACAGCATTAGCTTCACCAATTGAACCATCTCTAGTTTTCTCTGCAACTGATTTACGAGCTGCATTAATAGCGTGCGCTGCAGCCTCTTTACCAAGAGCTTCGATATAACCAGACTCATCAACAATATCAGTTATGTTTACGTTGATTAACTTAAGTCCAACTTTCTTTAACTCTGATTCTACACTTGCAGAAATATTAGTTAAAAATTTATCGCGATCGTTATTAATTTCTTCAATATCCATTGAGGCCACAACTAAACGTAA
Coding sequences within:
- a CDS encoding cupin-like domain-containing protein codes for the protein MSSFNLQDIPRVKTITKADFIKHYFKPQKPVVIERFIEDWPAYSKWNLDYMKKVAGNKTVPLYDDRPVDYKDGFNEAHATMKMSEYVDLLKREPTKFRIFLWNVLKEVPQLQDDFSYPDFGLRLMKSLPMLFFGGRDSHTFMHYDIDLANIFHFHFEGEKECILFDQKQNKHLYKIPHSLITREDIDFSNPDFKKWPALKLAQGWTCKLNHGELLYMPEGYWHYMKYITPGFSMSLRAIARNPKNLAKAIYNVFVMRNYDNLMRRIKGQKWIDWKNEKAISNTQEFSGK
- the bioB gene encoding biotin synthase BioB; its protein translation is MSIVRHNWTKEEILAIYNKPLMELLYEAATIHRENHDPNTVQVSTLLSIKTGGCPEDCGYCPQAARYHTDIEGNDLMSVQQVKAQALRAKSSGSSRVCMGAAWRNVKDGPEFDQVLEMVRTINKLDMEVCCTLGMVTENQAQRLAEAGLYAYNHNLDSSEEYYKEVISTRGFEDRLETIDNVRKTNVTVCSGGIIGMGEKVEDRAGMLVALSTLDPQPESTPINALVAVEGTPLEEEKPVSIWDMVRMVATTRIVLPETQVRLSAGRTQMTREGQAMCFFAGANSIFAGDKLLTTPNPDVNEDMEMFKLLGLNPQKPFIKKMQPVSVEAEDSQFQPLGEKPKWSRPNHTIDRNEEAKLKAKALK
- a CDS encoding flotillin family protein; translation: MKLLAIQENIMEGIGGPMLLIFVALFIVLTLIILIKRYKRCPSDRILVVYGKVGGGQSAKCIHGGAAFIMPVIQDYEFLDLTPISIEVNLVNALSKQNIRVNVPSRFTIGISTEPGIMQNAAERLLGLGQNEIQELAQEIIFGQLRLVVASMDIEEINNDRDKFLTNISASVESELKKVGLKLINVNITDIVDESGYIEALGKEAAAHAINAARKSVAEKTRDGSIGEANAVQDERTQVAAANAQAVEGENSAKISVANSDSLRRQREAEAERVAIAAEKVQSAKALEESYAAEQQAEAARAERERSSQMADVIVPAEIDKRKVEIDAEAEAERIRRRAKGEADAILFKAQAEAKGLYEVLTKQAAGLDEIVKAAGNNSRDAVLLLIADKLPELVKTQAEAIKNIKIDKVTVWDNGGNGEDGKSSTANFLSGMYKSVPPLQEMFNMAGMDLPEYLKGKDKKEIEAEDAEIEKSEE